GCGCGCCGAAGACCGTTGTGCCGTAGGCGACCAGCTGAATTCCCGCTCGGTCCCAGCCGCGGTCGTAGGCGCGCAGGGCGGCCTCGATCGTGAGCGTGAACACCACTCCGGCGATGAGATCCGCGCCGTAGTGATAGCCGAATCCCAGCGTTGCGCAGAGCGTGGCGATCAGCCAGAACGCGCCCCCGTATCGCAGCCATCGTGGGCCCTTGCGGGAGTGGATGAAGATCGCGGTGGCCCACGCCGTGTGCAGGCTGGGCATGCAGTTGCGTGGGGTGACCCCGTCGAACAGCATGTGGTGCGGGGGACTGATCCCCGGCGACGTCTGTGGCCAGATGTTGGCCACCGCCCACTGCACGCTGGGCGACACGTCCGGCGTCCACAACCTGATCGACGCCCAGTGTTCGGTGCCGGTGCCGTAGGCGAAGACCGGTCCGACCACCGGGAAGATCATGTAGAAGGCCGGGCCGATGAGGCCGATCACCAGGAACGTGCGCAGCAGGTGGTGGCTCGGGAAGCGGCGCTCGACCGCGACATTGCGCAGTTGGTACAGCGCGACGATGACCGCGGCCACCGCGAGTTGGCCGTAGACGGTGTCGAGGAAGTTGTAGCCGATCGGGCCGGTGGCCGTGACGAGGCGGCCCATCAGCCACGACGGGTTGCCCAGCGCGTGATCGGCGGTCGCCACGTACTGGTCGAGCACCGCGGGGCGGGTCTTCGAGGTGATGAGGAGCCAGGTGTCGCCGGTCTTGCGGCCGGCCATCAGCAGCAGGGCCAGCCCGACACCCTTGAGCAGCAGGACACGTTCTGGGCCGGTGCGTCGCGTGACGGCGATGACCCCACAGCCCAGAATCACCCACAGCGCGCCGTTGCCGAAGGGGTGGCCGTCGGTCACCTTGATGTCGAACGCCCAGCGGACCAGCACGATGGCGATGTCGATACCCATCGCGGTGCCGAGCGCGATGAACCGTTGCCGCCAGGTCAGCACCACCATCATCAGCGCCATGCTCGCGTACAGCAGGCCGCCCGATTTCGGGGCGAACACCACCTCGCGCGCCTGGCTGGTGATCGGCCCCGGCAAGCCGTAGCGACGCGAGGCGAACTCCAGCGCGATGAGGAATCCGAGGACCACGACACCCGCCACGGCCCAGAGTCTCTGCCGTGGTTCACGCCACACGGAGAACGTGATCCTGCTGCTTATTCGCGGAAAGGCCCGCCGTATATGTCTCAATTTTTGGCCGATTTAGTAGATATTGGTTGAAGGTCGGAGCGGACCTCGCTCGTCACCTTCCTGTGGGGGCCGCATTCTCCCCACGAAAAGCAGCCCGCCCGACAGAGGAAGACGGAAACATCACAGCCCGGGTTGAGAACGACGGAAACATCACAGCCCGGGTTCCGGCCTCGCTCCCGGTGCGGCAGGGAACACGTCACCTCACGCACCCTCGATCCGCCCCCCATGCCACCCGTGTCCTCGACGCG
Above is a genomic segment from Streptomyces sp. R21 containing:
- a CDS encoding phosphatase PAP2 family protein, whose protein sequence is MAGVVVLGFLIALEFASRRYGLPGPITSQAREVVFAPKSGGLLYASMALMMVVLTWRQRFIALGTAMGIDIAIVLVRWAFDIKVTDGHPFGNGALWVILGCGVIAVTRRTGPERVLLLKGVGLALLLMAGRKTGDTWLLITSKTRPAVLDQYVATADHALGNPSWLMGRLVTATGPIGYNFLDTVYGQLAVAAVIVALYQLRNVAVERRFPSHHLLRTFLVIGLIGPAFYMIFPVVGPVFAYGTGTEHWASIRLWTPDVSPSVQWAVANIWPQTSPGISPPHHMLFDGVTPRNCMPSLHTAWATAIFIHSRKGPRWLRYGGAFWLIATLCATLGFGYHYGADLIAGVVFTLTIEAALRAYDRGWDRAGIQLVAYGTTVFGALLVSYRYVPLEMARHPWVFGPLLVLSMVSVIYGYVRTTTSWEPKAVPARKPELQTEVAA